Proteins encoded together in one Pirellulales bacterium window:
- a CDS encoding DUF1080 domain-containing protein encodes MKSTAKFSALVAFATLLAAGSQFAASRSAVAEAPKANEGFTSLFNGKDLTGWSGLKGFWSVKDGAISGAEDKQHAAPQTFLIYKDKFSDFELHYKYKFATPGGNSGLQFRSKVIDPKTSRVGGYQADCDAGTGYDGSIYDEAGVAGGRGTMSNRGQKTVWDAENHRHNSPLSESGDELQKLIKRGDWNDVILVAKGNHVTYTINGHLMTELIDESPKALSSGVIALQLHAGFVMDIQFKDIEIKDLSGK; translated from the coding sequence ATGAAATCAACTGCAAAGTTTTCCGCTCTCGTTGCCTTTGCCACGCTGCTGGCCGCCGGTTCGCAATTTGCCGCGAGCCGATCTGCCGTAGCCGAGGCGCCGAAGGCCAACGAGGGCTTCACGTCGCTGTTCAACGGAAAAGACCTCACCGGTTGGAGCGGTTTGAAAGGGTTTTGGTCGGTCAAGGATGGCGCGATCAGCGGCGCCGAAGACAAGCAACATGCCGCCCCGCAAACGTTCTTGATCTACAAAGACAAGTTCTCCGATTTCGAACTTCACTACAAATACAAGTTCGCCACGCCGGGGGGCAACTCGGGCCTGCAATTCCGCTCCAAAGTGATCGATCCCAAGACGAGCCGCGTCGGCGGTTATCAGGCCGATTGCGATGCCGGCACCGGCTACGACGGCTCGATCTACGACGAAGCGGGCGTGGCTGGCGGCCGCGGCACTATGAGCAACCGCGGCCAAAAAACCGTCTGGGACGCCGAAAATCATCGCCACAATTCGCCCCTCTCGGAATCGGGCGATGAACTGCAAAAACTGATCAAGCGCGGCGATTGGAACGACGTCATCCTAGTGGCCAAGGGAAACCACGTCACCTACACGATCAACGGCCATCTCATGACCGAACTGATCGACGAAAGCCCGAAGGCACTCTCCAGCGGTGTCATCGCGTTGCAACTCCACGCCGGCTTCGTGATGGACATCCAGTTCAAAGACATCGAAATCAAAGACCTGAGCGGAAAATAA